TACgagagagacggacaggtaCCTTGAGCAGGGTGGTCTTGGTGGGGTTCAGTCTGGAGTTACACTCCAcctgcagagcacacacacacacacacattctttattaacaacattgTGACGTCACCTACTGGCTGTTGTCAAGGAAACAGGGCAGACACTCACCACGACATCAACAGCAGGCGACGTGTCTCCAACCACCAGCAGAGAGatacacctgacacacacacacaccacacacacacgtcagatAAGCTGTAACAGGATTTGTTGGTAGAAATGTGTAATAGTTGAATAATAAAGGGATGATACCTGAGTGTGTTGACAGTGTCTTCATTCAGCCCAACGAGGGGCCGCTCCATCTGCAACTCAGTAcggctaacacacacacacacacacacacacacacacacacacacacacacacacacacacacacacacacacacacacacacacacacacacacacacacacacacacacacacacacacacacacacacacacacacacagttaaataCATACACAGACTCTCAGCGCCGGCTGTGAGGCTTTGGGACGAGAACACGAGCTAAACAGAGTAGAATTCTGAGTGGAGATGATACGGAGGGTAGGTCAGTGAGAGCCCTGCTGCAGCGGTAATAACAGTGATCAGTGCTCCCTGAGGGTTGTCTCCAGCAGCTTTATTTAGCGCTGACGCTGGAAGGCCTTTAGACTTTAATTTGCAGAGATGCAGATATTGGAAATTACTTCTAATACAAATGCTTCCAGGCTCcttgcctctcctctctgctgtcttcctctcgcCTCTCTTTCCTGTCTCACCTACGTGTCTAATAATGGAATACATACAGTAAAGTACGTCATTAAGCCACCTCTAATAATGAATGTTCACACCGATTCCCTTCCTCCATGTCTTGATCTTACTAACCTCACCTTCAGATGGTTTCAAATATGGAAATTGGTGAAGATTATTAATGTCCTTAAAGGTTCAATCACAAAAACTATACTGCAACATTCAAAAACAAGCTTGGTTTGGATAATTGAAGCGTTTATTGCTCCAAACTGGGCCTACATACCACCTACAATAACCAATAACAATCTGATAAAGGGCGGCAATCTCTAGGGGTGTTAGTTTTATAACCCTCGCTCCTCACCCACGCTGGCTAATTAAAGTATAGATAGCATGTTTACCGGTTGGTAGAGACCTTTATAAAGCAGTGGCCCGAGTCATGTGTCACATAGTGTATGAAGTGTAAGGCTATCTTGGAAAATATGTGTTACATCAGAATCggaatcagaagtactttatttatcccaaactgggaaatgtttgcgttgcagcagcgaaatacaaagagaagcaaaacaaatacaaataattagaactacaaaataaagtaaaaataaaatgaaatatacaaacgTACAAAgaggcaataataatatagtgtaactgtacaatgttaagtgtgaaggagtgcatgttaagtccagtaTCCTGTCCATAATCCTGTCTCTGCATTTCCCCAATCCTCATTAATTGCTAGTAGTATCCACCATGGTTCCCTGTCATGCTAACACGCAGCTAGCTTCCTGCTGGTGTTTCCTACCTGTCGTAGCTGTTGTAGAACATGGTCAGGTTCTCCTGTGGTATATCCTGAGAGATGTGGAGTCTGTACGTCTGGACGATCTCCATGTTGTCTGTTAACtcatcctgcacacacacacgcgcacgcacacacacacacacacacacacacacacagttcaggGGACACTCATAAATGTTTCTGACAAATGTATGGTTCTTGTAGACGCAGCGTGTCCTCACAGCGCTGAAGTGATGTGCCATGATGTTGTCCACCACGTTGCTCGTCCAGCCGCTCAGCTGCAGGgaacagagacatcacatgtttttatttatatcagaGTTTCCTCATCGACagatcattttcatttgagGGTTGTCTGATATGTTGTGATTAGACAAAGGTAGAGATATTTTTTGAAGTATTTAAAGCAATTCATTTCCTATTAATGAACCCTTAACTCTGATAGTAAAGAAAATCTTATCTTGATATTTTATGGAACCCTATGACCTTAAGTTAAGATCATTTTTGTCACCTTAGCAGCAGCCCAGTCCACCCAGCCCTTGGCACAAGGGTCCACGTTGATCAGAACCAATCCCTCCACCAGAGTGGGCTCATTCAGCTGAAATacacaccatcatcatcatcatcatcatgtatGTGAGTAACATGTACAGTAGGGGGATGGGCAGATTATACTCACAGCCAGTTTGGTGAGGATGTAGGCTCCAGCTCCAACACCGATACCAATCACACTCTTCACCCtgataatgaaaacacacacacacacacattatgttgtACAAGCAAACCGTCTGTTCCTAcaaaattacccatcatgcatcaCAAACACTCACTGAAGCTGTGTCAGGACAGATGGCAGCATCTCCGCCAGCTCATCCATGGTGGGGTACTGgtacctgctcacacacacacacacacacacacacacacacacacacacacacacacacacacacacacacacacacacacacacacacacacacacacacacacacacacacacacacacacacacacacacacacacacacacacacacacacacacacacacacacacacatgcatgaaaacacacttttactgCAAGCCTATAACAAAGACAACGGCCACAGACTTTTATCTAGAAAAGATAATTATCTTTAAGTTCCCAATGCTTTGTTCTACTCACTTTTgagtctgttttttaaatttatttatttaaagacattaatATGTCATATGATGTACCGGTCACTGAGTTTTTATCCTCCTTCCtctgaaataaaatcatatgTTGAAGGGAGTCACCTTTAAATAATAGGACAACTGCTATCATAGTATCATGATCAAAGATTTCACTTCTCCTTTGTTGCAGACACACAACAACTATTGAATGGTGAAAGCTACTCAATCTTGAATAACATCATAAGCAGGGGAAAAcattggggtgtgtgtgtgtgtgtgtgtgtgtgtgtgtgtgtgtgtgtgtgtgtgtgtgttacccagAGGAAAATGTGGAAGGACTTGTGGACATGTGTGTTGATACACAGAAGAGGACGGTGaggtatgtatgtgtgtgtgtgtgtgtgtgtgtgtgtgtgtgtgtgtgtgtgtgtgtgtgtgtgtgtgtgtgtgtgtgtgtgtgtgtgtgctgtgtgtgtttgttaccCGGTGGGGAACACAGGAGCGTTCTCCTGCTGTCCTGGCGCATCAACATGCAGAACGGAGAAATGCTGTGTGACTTCCTGCATGTCCTCGTAGTTGAACAGGCTGTTGAAACAAGACttatctacacacacacccacacccacacacacacacacacccacacccacacccatgTTTAGTCCTACATGTTTTCCCTCTGAGCTACATGTACTGTATCATGTGTGTGAATATTGACTCACGGTTGAGTCCGATGTCATGGTAGGTGAGGATTGTGGGTCGGTTGCCCTTAGCAACTCCCCTCATGGTAACGTGCAGCACACCGTGGGCTGTTTCCACATCGTGCTCCTGAGAAACACAGCagccaacaacaaataaacatccTGCTGTCTGCGCCAACAACAAACAGTACAGCAGGAGCAGCACAGAGAAACAAATGCTGGAGGCTTTTTCTAAAAGAGGCCGTAGTAAAAGACGCCTTGTCAAGCAAAtgtttgctatttaaaaaaggaattgCAATAGACAGTAGAGGCTGGAGAGAGACATGCTCTAGAAATACAGCTGATCCGGTGGTAAACTGGAACGTAAGAGTAAACAGCTTGATAACGTTAGTTTGCAGGTCTACATGTCAGCACGCAATGGAACTTACAATGTTAAATTTAAAATGATCACCAAGGTCAGCTATTGTTCTTCAGAGGAAAATAATGATATCTGGTCACAATgcaagaggcagagagacatgAAGAAGGAGGCTACTTCTGAAGAGTGCCGAAAGTAAGAGTAGGGTGTTCAATACCTGGGAAATATCACAATGTAATTATTTCAAAACCTCCTTAAAACATAAATTTGAGGACTTTTTCGATGAATTTGCCGCCCAATACCTCAAAAGCAAAGCACCTAACACATCCTCATCGAGACATAGATCCAGTTTTATAAGAAAACTGAATGTTGTCATAGAAAAGATGAAGCTGAGGTAATAACAGGAAGTCTGGATGGTGTATGTCTGGACAGGGGATGAGCTGAGATGTTGAGGAGTTATCTCATCAATGGAAACACCTGACAGATTCTATTAATGGATGTTAAGCTCCCTAAAATCTGGTGCAGACACGTGTCACTACACTGCATACCTGtatttcattatataaactGCTGAATATACAATAAACAGGATGTGTGATTTACTCCCTGAACCAGGACTTGATATTGTGTTGCAGTTACAAGaagcaaaaatacattatttcaccttttcatgtcttttaacttaaagtatttcttcttctttgctaTGTCTTTAtcctgaaaatgaaatgcatctGCTTTAAAGGACTATGTTATAAATACAGTTTGACTCCCACTCTATTATAACCCTGAAGCagaaaagcatttaaatacatgtacagTCTGCTAGCTAACTAAACTAGATGAGCATGCGAACTAGCTAACTGGCTAAAAGGCTGACTCCTGTTAGCTAGTAGCTGGCAAAGCATGACTCAAGAGATTGAGGCTAATCGCTAACTGGCTAACTCACCACCCCAACTCCTAAAGAACAGGAGATCTGGTGCAAATCCAGAGAGTCAGACATcctgacagaggaggaggagggcagagaggaagagagaggacaggaggattTATAAAGACAGATACATATTAgtagagacaggaagagaaagaggtcAGTGATTGTCCTTCAGCCTTCTGCAGAAAGAGATGGTGTGACAAGAGGAATAATCTCTGTAATCATTGGCTGAGAGCCGTAAGGACTTACGGTTTAAACAGCCACACACTTGTCGCCATTCTTTCATCCCCCAATGGTTTAATTCTCTCTCACTCAAAGGCTGTGTGGCTCGGGGGGGGGAAGGGGTGTAAACCAATCAGGGGGGTAGTGGATCGACGACCCCTGCAACTAGCTGTACTGACCCGGTGTAggatacttaaccccaaattgctcctgtgtgTCTACGGTATTAAAGTGTCTGTAGGTGGCTTTGGATGAAAGGGTCAGCTAAAGGAGATGCTCGATGGGTCTGTGTTGGTGAACTGTATTTTTGATGTCCCgtaaacacatgcacactgtgTGCATGACACGAAAAATCAATATACATTAGGCTGACTGTCAAATGTCCGTTAGCCGAACATCTATAActcctctttatttctttatatcgTTTTTTCCAATAAATATGTTGATTGTAATAACATATACAAAAGCTGAAGAGGGTTTTTTATAAACTCTTGTGGTGCTATTTTGAATTAGCAGTGTTTCAAGGTGGATTTACATATCTTTTAGCCCATATATGCACTATTGTTATGCTCATGCTATATTTCTTGTTTCCTGTagcttttctccttttattGGATGCACAAAGCATTGGTTGAACTATAAAGTAAATCTCAACACAAaggattttcttcttttcatttctcttcttttcccGGCTGTGTTGAAACGTAGTTAAAAATGTAGACTTCCCTGAGATGAAGTGCAGTTTTTCAGCTAACTGACAGACGGGAATAGCTTTAAAGTATTCCACAGGATGTTATGCAGAGGCAGACACAGGCAGAGCTGTTACTCTGTGCTGTAATTAGAAATAACCCTCTGTTCAGAGGCATTGATGCAAACTGACCCGCTGTACCGACGTTAGTCCATGGAGTCGATCAATATCAGTGTGTGGAGCTGATGCTTATTGAACTTGTTTCAGCCTGATGTTTGACCTCTGTAAATTAACTGACGTACCAATGTGACAGTAAGATGCTCAGTGTTGAAAAACACTATCGAAATTGCCTTGATTCCTTGTAACgtaatatttgttgttgttgaaaagGAAGCTGCTGTGATCCAAGACAAATGTCAGTTCTGATAGTAAAGACTTATCCtaaaatgatattttaattCAGACTCTAGCACTACATAATGTCAAGGAGAGGAAAGGTGTGTCGGTGCTGAACTCACCTGACAGTCAAAGTCCTGTAGATTTCTCCCATtctgaacagagagagagagacattctTTAATCACTGCTGTTATGAAATGAGTTAAAGCATCATATGAACGTGATTGTAAGAAGATATGATTTTGTTGAATACTCCTTTAGTCAtgtgttataaaaaaaatggtGCTCTACCTGTCCTGTCAGAAGAGGTTTGATCTCAGTCAGCTGGACGTCGTGAAGCTCCTCCATTATAGAACTGCTTGACTGTCAACCTGAACAACCAAACCTTCAcggcagatttaaaaaagagaaagagaggtcgATTGGTGAGACAGTAACACCTATTAAAAATCTCAAAGGTGAGTGTCTGTCAGGGATTTTGGAATACAGTCCAAGAGTGTTTTTTagaatgcatttcattttaagtcATCTTTACAGTTGATGAATGAAGCCCAATAAAACACAGGCGCAGGTAAagtcaaaaacaataacagtcaATGCAAGGCCAATTCTTTTTGTTCTAGAAATGTAATGACTTGTGTGCTAAAAACCCCTAAGTCAGCCCAAAACATTTAGGggattaacattttttttaagttattgtATCTATGATCAAGATCtgccacctgtctgtctgtccatctatctgtctgtctctctctgggtGTCTTCCTGTGTCTTATCCAACAGTGTGAATCTAATGGAAAAAGCCAGTGATCTCTCATTGGCAGTAGGCcatccagctgtgtgtgtatgtgtgtgtgtgtgtgtgtgtgtgtgtgtgtgtgtgtgtgtgtgtgtgtgtgtgtgtgtgtgtgtgtgtgtgtgtgtgtgtgtgtgtgtgtgtgtgtgtgtgtgggcagacAGCTTGGGTAACAGTGTTTCAGCAGAGTGGTTTAGATGGATGAGGAGCTTCCTGTGGGCAATCTGGCTCTGACCCAAACAGATAACTGACGGACAGTGAAGCTGCAGTCCGATCAGAGCACACGGTGCACAGAGATGAGATGTAATGTCGATACAGTTAAAATCATTTGTGCAAAAGTGTAATTCGTCCTTCATAAATGGTATTTCTTCTGTTAATTCAGAGGCAGAAGAGGACAAATCGAGTCGGAAACCCAACCATAGGGGTGCAAGATATTCAAAAAGCTAACTAAGCAATgtccaatatttattttaatatgaaaaacACTCAGGAATTTAAACCAGATGACAAAAGAAACTGAAGGTCATCCTTTCTGAACCTGAACATTTTTCCTATAAATGACATTGCATTACTTTTTTTGCAACCACAGCTTCCTTTCAGTATCATCTCCTGTTGCTCTCACATCTTAAGGTTCTCAGCTTTGGTTGTTTGATACATTGATTGAGGAGGATTATGATTGGTGATTTGCTGTCTTTGTCAATGACAACAAACTGTGTATCCAAGATCCCTGAAGTACATCATATTCACTTTTCTTGTAGATTAGTCATAGAAAAAGAGAACCATGGAGGTTTTCCCGTTATATCAAGTAGCAAAAAGTTGCGGCGTTAATAGATAGTtggatagaagtactttatctATTAACGCCGCAACTGTTTGTGATGTTCATTAGAAACTGGGAAAATGTATTGATCATGTACAAAGGCCAGGACCTGAAGACTTATAGAAGAATCTGAAAATATGTGCATCTGAGGTCACACTGACTGGTAAGAAACCAATGTTTGTCAGTATGCGATACCTTATATCTCTTACTGACATTGTTTTCAGCTAGTCTATATACTACAACATGATGTTATTCATGAAATTCAGTTTTGGCTCCTGGTTTAGGTGTGAAGCCCGAGTCAAACAtctatgaaaaatgtattttataaaaatctgGGTAACACATGTACATGTAATCACTGTAACCACCTACATAGGCCGATTGAAGACATCACTTTGTTTTCCTGGTAACTTATGAAAGTATTAGACATTTTAAGTTTAACTAAAAATGATCAATCGATTATTAAAACATAGACTGTTACAATAATATGCTGTGCaccatatctgtgtgtgtttccatgctgAAGTGAGTGTATAACGATGCTCTTGGCTCAGCTGTccgcctacacacacacacacacacacacacacacacacacacacacacacacacacacacacacacacacacacacacacacacacacacacacacacacacacacacacacacacacacacacacactaatgagcCTGGATGCTAATGTTAGCTCCAGACACACAGCCCAGGCTTAGCAACCGTTACTATGGGAGACGTTGCCACACACTAGCACACGCAcgaacacacacgtacacacatacacaaacatacacacacatagacacacgcACACGGCAGTAACCAAATACACCGTCGCCATAGAAGATAACCCTCACAAGGACGGATCAATAACATTCGAGCTAACTTACAAGTACCCGTTAACACGACAATTAGCTAAATGAGCTACACTAGCTATTCATAGCTAATCAGATAATAAGTAGCCGTTACGTTGCTAACGTCGTCCGTTACAATGCAGTTAGTTACTAACCGTCAATCGTTATCTCCACTGGATGCTGAAGTGTTCCGTTTGTTAGTTAGCTGGTTAGCTGCTAGCCGTTAGCCCGTCACCGTTAACTGATAACCGTTAGAGAGTTTAGCAGGTGGTCGCGAGGCTCGTCTCTCACACTGTCTGAGCTCACAGTCAGCAGCACGCGGACAGATGGGCGGAGCTACGTCACGGTAAACAAGGGGGCGTGCATTCAGTGCGCGGTCACGAGGTCACCCTCTTAACAGGTGTCAGATTTGATTGCATTTAGACAGAGctgaacacattttactttagtaaagtcACATACAAAAATaccttatttaaaaatgtgctgaaTAAGTAacctaaaataaatgatgtttctAAGTGTATATCACTGCTGCATGAGTTTAACTTAACTATCTAAAGACTTTTCATTGAAAGACAAGCATTTTAGGGTTATTTTGTCCCAAAGATATGCTTTCAAAaggttgttttattattttcttagtTTGAATTCAATATGCTCTCAATCTGCTTTTTGTTTAAAGGGAGAATCGGTGCATCAAAGAGAGATTTGCATGCACTTGTTTAGAGAAATGTTAGTAACCACAGTAGACCATTCAAACCACCATGTAATGTGGTTATGCAAATATTGACAAGCAAATAACTTTTGGTACACCAGTGTGGTTAAGGTGTtatactgctgctgtttttactGCACAGatcaggtgacacacacacacacacacacacacacacacacacacacacaccacacaccacacaccacacacacgtgatttcctctcctcttctctctgttcaGCAGTGAAGTCCGGTCTGTTTGTAGGAGTGTTGGAAAGTTAACTCGTGATAAAGCCAGATGGGTTTTTTTGGTTTGGATTCTACTTTTTCTGGCAGGGAGAGAATAGAAAACAGTCCTGGCCgtgtttcacattttgaaaaaatctGTGGTTTCTTCTGATCATGTGAACTTAGAAAACAGCAccaaatatgtgtgtgagtgtgaactCTTTACATCTTGATAAACATAATTCCAGAACCATAAGATCATACATAAGGATTACTTTTGTTTAGCTAATATTTGGCTAAGTTATTGTTTTCATCTGGTACATTTCTCCTCTGAGTTAGAGATTGGTTGTAAGACTAATTTCATTTAACAAgtctattatttatttctccATAATGCAGACGAGTGTTGACAGTGGACGGTGTGCAGCCCTTTACAGAATTACAGATTATAAAACCGTAATCTGAAGTATAAATGACTTAGAGTCAAACATATACAGCCTAATTATATTTTCACTGGAAATCGTTCccaaaaagtgttttcagtATTAGAACAAGTCAGAATATattggtgtttgttgtggtgttttcatttcaacagTCAAGCAAATACAGAATAAAGCCTGAAGGCAAAACAAAATGCGCGATATATTTAGTGACATCACACCACTGGGGACTGGTGTGAGGCTCTCTGTTTCTACAAATGttaattatgtttgtttttagagtacttgtatttatgttgtttttctaccgATCAGCCAGATGGTCTCACTGTTTGTTCACAGAGGACACTCCCTTATGGCACAATTaatgtgtatgtgcatgtgtgtgtttgccctccCCCGGCTgttcaaaagcaaaacaaaagcctCCATATAGATTTTTAGCCATGTGATCACTGTGGCTGTAGAGGAGGAATGCTGGTCAGTGACTTTGTCCAGAGTGAAAAAGCGTTAAGTTAGTTGTTATCAAGACATTCATAGAATACATATTAAATTGTCAAAGGGTCGCTTTAATGCTTGTTttgtggagggaacacagggatcttatcctttgcagaccacttacatgcaaatgaacacactacaggaaggcaaaaatagggcccctttaattcaAAACGTTCAGCTATTCAGACTGTTCTGAGGGGAATGATTTTCTTCAATAATTCTAAAATCCTGAtccagttttttctttaaagtccTGAATGagacacatcaaacacacagacaggaatttcttcattttaatcaAAGTTAGAATTCGTCAGAAAACATCATGCTTTAAACAGAATACAGGAACAAACATTGACTGTTTAGCTTAATGTGTGTGGCCTTCAGGCGGGTCCTCACCAACTCAGAAAAGTGCCTGCAAACATGTGgatgtttaaatgaaaactGAAGACCTGctacaaatgaaatgtcttttaaatcaGCACTAAATATTCTTCTTTGGCCGCtttattaaatcagattttCACATCttacacactttttaaaaatgtctgttcttttttgaatgttttccaAAATCTAATTTTATCCCGCCCTTTCTTACATCGTATCAATGCTTACAATTTGagttgtaattatttgtattgcCCTGTTGCTGAAATGAGGTACATTAATAAAGTCGCATTGCTTTCAACAACAGGGATTTTTCCGAAGTTGTGGAGGAGCGCCTGAATGCACCATgaactaaaatgtaaaataaaaacagttaaaataaaTCGGTTGCACGAAAACTAAACACAAGCAACGGAAGCTCTGCGTT
The Eleginops maclovinus isolate JMC-PN-2008 ecotype Puerto Natales chromosome 1, JC_Emac_rtc_rv5, whole genome shotgun sequence genome window above contains:
- the LOC134866445 gene encoding protein NDRG3-like isoform X1 is translated as MEELHDVQLTEIKPLLTGQNGRNLQDFDCQEHDVETAHGVLHVTMRGVAKGNRPTILTYHDIGLNHKSCFNSLFNYEDMQEVTQHFSVLHVDAPGQQENAPVFPTGYQYPTMDELAEMLPSVLTQLQVKSVIGIGVGAGAYILTKLALNEPTLVEGLVLINVDPCAKGWVDWAAAKLSGWTSNVVDNIMAHHFSADELTDNMEIVQTYRLHISQDIPQENLTMFYNSYDSRTELQMERPLVGLNEDTVNTLRCISLLVVGDTSPAVDVVVECNSRLNPTKTTLLKMADCGGLPQVVQPGKLAEAFKYFVQGMGYIPHVVLNRLSSQSVPTAGMTRLVRSRTHSASSVGSAEGVRSRSTTNTLPEGATMPGHMAEQTIEMSA
- the LOC134866445 gene encoding protein NDRG3-like isoform X3, with protein sequence MEELHDVQLTEIKPLLTGQNGRNLQDFDCQEHDVETAHGVLHVTMRGVAKGNRPTILTYHDIGLNHKSCFNSLFNYEDMQEVTQHFSVLHVDAPGQQENAPVFPTGYQYPTMDELAEMLPSVLTQLQVKSVIGIGVGAGAYILTKLALNEPTLVEGLVLINVDPCAKGWVDWAAAKLSGWTSNVVDNIMAHHFSADELTDNMEIVQTYRLHISQDIPQENLTMFYNSYDSRTELQMERPLVGLNEDTVNTLRCISLLVVGDTSPAVDVVVECNSRLNPTKTTLLKMADCGGLPQVVQPGKLAEAFKYFVQGMGYMPTAGMTRLVRSRTHSASSVGSAEGVRSRSTTNTLPEGATMPGHMAEQTIEMSA
- the LOC134866445 gene encoding protein NDRG3-like isoform X2; protein product: MGEIYRTLTVRMSDSLDLHQISCSLGVGVEHDVETAHGVLHVTMRGVAKGNRPTILTYHDIGLNHKSCFNSLFNYEDMQEVTQHFSVLHVDAPGQQENAPVFPTGYQYPTMDELAEMLPSVLTQLQVKSVIGIGVGAGAYILTKLALNEPTLVEGLVLINVDPCAKGWVDWAAAKLSGWTSNVVDNIMAHHFSADELTDNMEIVQTYRLHISQDIPQENLTMFYNSYDSRTELQMERPLVGLNEDTVNTLRCISLLVVGDTSPAVDVVVECNSRLNPTKTTLLKMADCGGLPQVVQPGKLAEAFKYFVQGMGYIPHVVLNRLSSQSVPTAGMTRLVRSRTHSASSVGSAEGVRSRSTTNTLPEGATMPGHMAEQTIEMSA